The following proteins are co-located in the Poecile atricapillus isolate bPoeAtr1 chromosome 20, bPoeAtr1.hap1, whole genome shotgun sequence genome:
- the RC3H2 gene encoding roquin-2 isoform X11, with the protein MTTTDDKLLGEKLQYYYSSSEGEDEDSEKEDKEGESSIPESVGEVELSSDGSAVNTGPKGVINDWRRFKQLETEQRQEQRREMERLIKKLSMTCRSHLDDEADKQKQKEIEEKINGKMTLQEYNMIHNDEDDEEFLQRYRKQRMEEMRQQLYSGQQFKQVFEITSGEAFLDTVDKEHKSTLIMIHIYEDDIPGTESLNGCMICLAAEYPTVKFCRVKSSLIGASTRFTNNALPALLVYKAGELIGNFVRITDQLGEDFFAVDLEAFLQECGLLPEKDLLLLTSIHNPSACYSEDSDLEID; encoded by the exons ATGACTACTACGGATGATAAACTGCTTGGTGAGAAGCTGCAGTATTATTACAGCAGCAGCGAGGGTGAGGATGAAGACAGTGAGAAGGAGGATAAAGAAGGGGAGAGCAGCATTCCTGAAAGTGTGGGCGAGGTGGAGCTCAGCAGTGATGGCAGCGCTGTCAACACAG GTCCCAAGGGAGTCATTAATGACTGGCGAAGATTTAAGCAGCTGGAAACGGAGCAGCGgcaggagcagcgcagggagaTGGAGAGGCTCATTAAGAAGCTGTCCATGACGTGCAGGTCTCACTTGGATGACGAGGCTGAtaagcagaagcagaaagagATTGAAGAAAAAATCAATGGAAAG ATGACTTTACAAGAATACAACATGATCCACAATGATGAGGACGACGAGGAATTCTTGCAGCGCTACAGGAAGCAGCGGATGGAGGAGATGAGGCAGCAGTTGTACAGTGGGCAGCAATTCAAGCAGGTCTTTGAGATCACCAGTGGAGAAGCATTTCTGGACACTGTGGACAAAGAGCATAAGAGCACACTGATCATGATCCACATTTATGAAGATGATATCCCTGGCACTGAATCCCTGAATGGCTGCATGatctgcctggctgctgagtACCCAACAGTGAAATTCTGCAGAGTGAAGAGTTCACTCATTGGTGCCAGCACTCGCTTCACTAACAatgccctgccagctctgctggtcTACAAGGCAGGGGAGCTCATTGGCAATTTTGTGCGCATCACCGACCAGCTTGGAGAAGATTTTTTTGCTGTAGACCTGGAGGCTTTTCTGCAGGAATGTGGTTTGCTGCCAGAAAAAGACCTACTGCTCCTGACTTCTATACATAATCCATCTGCATGTTACAGTGAAGACAGTGATCTGGAAATAGACTGA